One window of Myripristis murdjan chromosome 8, fMyrMur1.1, whole genome shotgun sequence genomic DNA carries:
- the swsap1 gene encoding ATPase SWSAP1: MADILTHVFRTFIPEAGLTKDVKLISPSSTACSTLMVGERSVSRSVLLLAAVTAASEMDSKVFFFTQTQIQSLPVSLQSCIPNLSPETLKKIKFSYPRTVEDLLQQVASLHETVSTAPTPPSLVIVDRLEGYLHGSAGSSSHTGFHQGEQSCAAHVSALLCDTAAFLTQILEQRGSSSAPCRVIASYHSELQAGSASGELPAPDPILAVLDRYFQVRCTLDRDRSCKATAAGLQELWHIFLSGTGLTEASPAKGSEVRNVGVAHEWQLVIFPDGLMEFTLV; encoded by the exons ATGGCCGATATCTTGACACATGTATTCAGGACTTTTATTCCAGAGGCGGGTCTGACGAAGGATGTTAAACTCATCAGTCCGTCGTCCACAGCCTGCAGTACGCTGATGGTCGGGGAGCGGAGCGTCAGccgctctgtgctgctgctggcggCCGTGACCGCAGCCTCGGAGATGGACAGCAAAGTGTTCTTCTTCACCCAGACTCAGATCCAGAGCCTGCCAGTGTCTCTTCAGAGCTGCATCCCTAACCTGAGCCCAGAAACTTTGAAG AAAATCAAGTTTTCCTATCCCAGGACTGTTGAGGACCTACTTCAGCAAGTGGCTTCCCTTCATGAGACGGTCAGCACGGCTCCCACGCCTCCCTCACTGGTCATAGTTGACAGACTGGAGGGCTACCTGCACGGCTCTGCAGGGAGCAGCAGCCACACGGGATTTCACCAAGGTGAGCAGTCCTGTGCTGCACATGTGTCTGCGCTGCTGTGCGACACGGCTGCATTTCTCACACAAATCCTAGAGCAGCGGGGCTCAAGCTCGGCCCCATGCCGCGTCATCGCCTCGTACCACTCTGAGCTGCAGGCCGGGTCAGCCAGTGGAGAACTCCCAGCCCCAGACCCCATCCTTGCTGTCCTTGACCGCTATTTCCAGGTGCGTTGTACtctggacagagacagaagctgCAAAGCCACAGCAGCTGGACTACAGGAGCTGTGgcacattttcctctctggGACGGGACTCACAGAGGCCTCTCCAGCCAAGGGATCTGAGGTCAGAAATGTGGGTGTGGCCCATGAGTGGCAGTTGGTCATTTTTCCTGATGGATTAATGGAGTTTACATTGGTTTGA
- the tspan34b gene encoding tetraspanin 35, with the protein MGCFGFLKVMMFAFNGIIFLAGAAILGVGIWVKVDSGSVLGFLQQIDNAPSELSQLLNVGYLLIAVGAVLLIIGFLGCCGAVKESRCMLLMFFVIVLVVFIAEVAGAVVILVFKPLAEELINKLGTEASASIRKDYGKNSDVTGLWNATMDTLKCCGFNNYTDFTGSPFYQENSNQYPPQCCPSHDSPCNSTAAASAAGTTISGCFPKFLKLIDDNSVVIVAVALGIAVLEVCAMVVSMTLYCKIGSKTD; encoded by the exons ATGGGTTGCTTTGGATTCCTCAAAGTCATGATGTTTGCCTTTAATGGCATTATTTTT ctggcaGGCGCTGCCATCCTGGGTGTTGGGATCTGGGTGAAGGTGGACAGCGGCTCCGTCCTCGGCTTCCTCCAGCAGATCGACAATGCTCCGTCAGAGCTCAGTCAGCTGCTCAACGTGGGCTACCTGCTGATCGCAGTGGGAGCCGTGCTGCTCATCATCGGCTTTCTGGGCTGCTGTGGAGCCGTCAAAGAGAGCAGGTGTATGCTTCTAATG TTCTTTGTCATAGTCCTGGTGGTCTTCATAGCAGAGGTTGCTGGAGCGGTGGTGATTTTGGTGTTCAAACCCTTG GCAGAGGAGTTGATCAACAAGCTGGGCACTGAGGCGTCTGCCAGCATCAGGAAGGACTACGGGAAAAATTCTGATGTCACTGGCCTCTGGAATGCCACTATGGATACG CTGAAATGCTGCGGATTCAACAACTACACAGACTTCACAGGCTCTCCGTTTTACCAAGAAAACTCAAATCAATACCCGCCACAGTGCTGCCCAAGCCACGACAGCCCCTGCAATTCAACAGCAGCTGCCAGTGCAGCCGGCACG ACAATCAGTGGTTGCTTCCCGAAGTTCCTGaagctgattgatgacaactcAGTTGTTATTGTGGCAGTGGCTCTGGGAATTGCAGTTCTGGAG GTATGTGCCATGGTTGTCTCCATGACCCTCTACTGCAAAATAGGATCAAAGACAGACTAA
- the znf653 gene encoding zinc finger protein 653, whose translation MAGHFAELEVPLDTNQAGDQMKGVLRRCRGRPRLTDSDRAQRRLESRKKYDVRRVYLGEAHRLWSELRRRTSLTDAGLAEYLILLNSTYGEKYQQKYCGKKTAPEVSAKQKKGRKERVSSLHSLVSWYQEHSRSCPHEPQLRALEPQPGFSTAAVWQCDSNHSFVQYLFSPPREASDSEHDGAMNDEGNGERASKADAPVSKSIVTRKRRKEANVHRRFRDEEENMDDAGIHGTSLSAMEQTTSLNHHPRVEAPSRDVPLAEQPVWEMEMVLERQHGSTEVAFHPVGEPATSEEEAEDLRRDKHEEGGGGRRSERSRDEGIRTAPDGYECVTGAASLADKLEKADEDSVLSQTLSDSVGLGSQPDLSVPPPMQVPEQGELFDPQTLQTVVTSCEIPDQRTALEGSQLIIITGPSYEALASEGIQLNMGGADVEEVTCTVIEGVTYNQVCQSDTDLRTAAEDSITALSEKHLLQPTVEPLGLSTERELQRSLSSVRSKRSRRGPVIEADGMLKMFHCPYEGCSQVYVAISSFQNHVNLVHRKGRTKVCPHPGCGKKFYLSNHLHRHMIIHSGVRDFICETCGKSFKRKNHLEVHRRTHTGETPLQCEICGYQCRQRASLNWHMKKHTPEAHYNFTCEYCGKRFEKLDSVKFHKLKSHPDKLAT comes from the exons ATGGCCGGCCACTTCGCAGAGTTGGAGGTTCCCCTGGACACTAACCAGGCTGGGGACCAAATGAAGGGGGTTTTGAGACGCTGCAGAGGACGGCCGAGGCTCACGGACTCCGACCGGGCACAGAGGCGGCTGGAGTCGCGGAAGAAGTACGACGTGCGGAGAGTTTACCTGGGAGAGGCGCACAGGCTGTGGAGTGAGCTCCGCCGGCGGACCAGCCTGACTGATGCCGGGCTGGCCGAGTACCTGATCCTGCTCAACTCCACCTACGGCGAGAAATACCAGCAAAAATACTGCGG GAAGAAGACTGCCCCTGAAGTgtcagcaaaacagaaaaagg GGAGGAAGGAGCGCGTGTCCAGCCTGCACAGCCTGGTGTCTTGGTACCAGGAGCACTCGCGCTCCTGCCCCCACGAGCCCCAGCTCCGGGCGCTGGAGCCGCAGCCCGGCTtctccactgctgctgtgtggcaGTGTGACTCCAACCACTCGTTTGTGCAGTACCTTTTCTCACCACCGAGGGAGGCCAGCGACTCTGAGCACGACGGGGCCATGAATGATGAGGGCAACGGGGAGAGAGCATCAAAGGCGGACGCGCCGGTGTCGAAAAGCATCGTGAccaggaagagaagaaaagaggctAATGTTCACAGACGCTTCAGAG atgaggaggaaaatatgGATGATGCCGGGATACATGGTACAAGTCTGAGCGCCATGGAGCAAACCACGTCTCTCAACCACCACCCCAGGGTGGAGGCTCCCTCCCGGGACGTTCCGCTGGCAGAGCAGCCTGTCTGGGAGATGGAGATGGTACTGGAGAGACAGCACGGCTCCACCGAAGTAGCATTTCACCCAGTAGGAGAGCCCGCCAcctcagaggaggaggctgaggatcTGAGGAGAGACAAACacgaagagggaggaggaggacggagaaGTGAAAGATCGAGAGACGAAGGGATCAGGACGGCGCCAGATGGTTACGAGTGTGTTACAGGAGCTGCATCCTTAGCCGATAAGCTGGAGAAGGCCGACGAGGACTCGGTGCTGTCACAGACTTTGAGTGATTCGGTCGGACTGGGCTCTCAGCCTGACCTGTCGGTGCCGCCGCCCATGCAGGTGCCAGAGCAGGGCGAGCTGTTCGACCCCCAGACCCTGCAGACGGTGGTGACCAGCTGTGAGATCCCAGACCAGAGGACGGCTCTGGAAGGCTCACAG TTAATAATCATCACGGGCCCCAGCTATGAGGCTCTGGCGTCGGAGGGCATCCAGCTCAACATGGGAGGTGCAGACGTGGAGGAAGTCACCTGCACCGTGATCGAAGGGGTGACGTACAACCAGGTCTGCCAGTCGGACACAGACCTGAGGACAGCGGCAGAGGACTCCATCACAG CTTTGAGTGAAAAACACTTGCTGCAGCCCACAGTCGAGCCTCTGGGGCTAAGCACCGAGAGAGAATTACAGAGGAGCCTGAGCAG TGTCCGGTCAAAGAGAAGCAGGCGAGGCCCGGTCATTGAGGCAGACGGCATGCTCAAGATGTTCCACTGTCCGTATGAGGGCTGCAGTCAAGTCTATGTAGCTATCAGCAGCTTCCAG AACCACGTAAACCTAGTTCACAGGAAAGGCAGGACCAAGGTCTGTCCCCATCCAGGCTGCGGGAAAAAGTTCTATCTGTCAAACCACCTGCATCGCCACATGATCATCCACTCAG GGGTCCGAGATTTCATCTGTGAGACGTGCGGAAAATCGTTTAAACGCAAGAATCACCTGGAGGTTCACAGACGGACCCACACAGGAGAGACGCCGCTTCA ATGTGAGATCTGTGGGTACCAGTGTCGCCAGCGCGCGTCCCTCAACTGGCACATGAAGAAGCACACGCCAGAGGCCCACTACAACTTCACGTGCGAGTACTGCGGCAAGAGGTTTGAGAAGTTAGACAGCGTTAAGTTCCACAAGCTAAAGAGCCACCCGGACAAGCTGGCGACCTGA